One genomic region from Cellulomonas hominis encodes:
- a CDS encoding ABC transporter substrate-binding protein, translated as MRITTTRRGRLGAGALVVAAALALTACSSGSDDADAGSGSGDETSASGELTPVKLQLQWLTQAQFSGYYAALDQGYYEEEGLDVEILPSGGDIVPQDALANGEVDYAVAWVPKVLGSIEQGADITNVAQIFERSATLQVSFADAGIDAVADLEGKKIGSWGYGNEWELFAGLNKAGVTDFEIVQQAFDMNAFLAGDIDAAQAMTYNEYAQLLETENPETGELYQPEDFSVIDWNDEGTAMLQDAIWADAGRLADDAEYAETTVAFLKATLKGWMYARDNPQEAADIVTAAGSTLGTSHQLWMTNEVNKLIWPSTSGGIGIIDEAAWDATVEMAKQTSNETGATIITADPPDTAYTNEYVQQALDELTAEGEDVEGADFAPIEVTLNPGGN; from the coding sequence ATGAGGATCACCACCACGAGGCGGGGCCGGCTCGGCGCCGGCGCGCTCGTCGTCGCGGCGGCGCTCGCGCTCACCGCGTGCTCGAGCGGCTCGGACGACGCCGACGCGGGGTCGGGGTCGGGCGACGAGACGTCGGCGTCCGGCGAGCTCACGCCGGTCAAGCTCCAGCTCCAGTGGCTGACGCAGGCCCAGTTCTCCGGCTACTACGCCGCGCTGGACCAGGGCTACTACGAGGAGGAGGGGCTGGACGTCGAGATCCTCCCGAGCGGCGGCGACATCGTGCCGCAGGACGCCCTCGCGAACGGTGAGGTCGACTACGCGGTCGCGTGGGTGCCGAAGGTGCTGGGCTCCATCGAGCAGGGCGCCGACATCACCAACGTCGCGCAGATCTTCGAGCGCTCCGCCACGCTGCAGGTGTCGTTCGCGGACGCCGGCATCGACGCGGTCGCGGACCTCGAGGGCAAGAAGATCGGCTCCTGGGGCTACGGCAACGAGTGGGAGCTGTTCGCGGGCCTGAACAAGGCGGGCGTCACCGACTTCGAGATCGTCCAGCAGGCGTTCGACATGAACGCGTTCCTGGCGGGCGACATCGACGCGGCGCAGGCCATGACCTACAACGAGTACGCCCAGCTCCTCGAGACCGAGAACCCGGAGACCGGCGAGCTCTACCAGCCCGAGGACTTCAGCGTCATCGACTGGAACGACGAGGGCACCGCCATGCTCCAGGACGCCATCTGGGCGGACGCGGGCCGGCTGGCCGACGACGCCGAGTACGCCGAGACCACCGTGGCGTTCCTCAAGGCGACGCTCAAGGGCTGGATGTACGCGCGGGACAACCCGCAGGAGGCCGCCGACATCGTCACGGCCGCCGGGTCGACGCTCGGCACCAGCCACCAGCTCTGGATGACCAACGAGGTCAACAAGCTCATCTGGCCGTCGACGTCCGGCGGCATCGGGATCATCGACGAGGCCGCGTGGGACGCCACCGTCGAGATGGCCAAGCAGACCTCCAACGAGACCGGCGCGACCATCATCACGGCCGACCCGCCGGACACGGCCTACACCAACGAGTACGTGCAGCAGGCGCTGGACGAGCTCACCGCCGAGGGCGAGGACGTCGAGGGGGCGGACTTCGCCCCGATCGAGGTCACCCTCAACCCCGGCGGCAACTGA
- a CDS encoding ABC transporter permease, which produces MSAGWSRALHRAAPVLLAVLLLAAWQAVVVVGEVPAFLLPSPTAIAGEFAEFLPTIASAALVTGTNALVGLVLGAVVAIAAAVLASAVRTVDALLNPVVAGLAVVPIVALAPVLYTMYGASVETGRQIVVAVAVAVPVFVNTLRGLRQVRPVHRDLMRAYAATPRQAVRAVTIPTALPFVFTGLRLASSLAVISAIVAEYFGGPRSGIGSFITTAAAGSNYARAWAYVLGGVVVGLLFYGVTLAVERRGSRGVRTG; this is translated from the coding sequence GTGAGCGCCGGCTGGTCCCGCGCCCTGCACCGGGCCGCGCCGGTGCTGCTGGCGGTCCTGCTGCTCGCCGCGTGGCAGGCCGTGGTCGTCGTCGGCGAGGTGCCGGCGTTCCTGCTGCCGAGCCCGACGGCCATCGCGGGGGAGTTCGCGGAGTTCCTCCCGACGATCGCCTCCGCGGCGCTGGTCACCGGGACGAACGCGCTCGTCGGGCTGGTGCTCGGCGCGGTGGTCGCCATCGCGGCGGCGGTGCTCGCCTCCGCGGTGCGGACCGTCGACGCGCTGCTGAACCCGGTGGTCGCCGGGCTCGCCGTGGTGCCGATCGTGGCGCTCGCCCCGGTGCTCTACACGATGTACGGCGCCTCGGTGGAGACCGGGCGGCAGATCGTCGTGGCCGTCGCCGTGGCTGTGCCGGTCTTCGTCAACACGCTGCGCGGCCTGCGCCAGGTGCGCCCGGTGCACCGGGACCTCATGCGGGCCTACGCCGCCACGCCCCGGCAGGCGGTCCGGGCCGTGACGATCCCGACGGCGCTGCCGTTCGTGTTCACCGGCCTGCGGCTCGCGTCGTCGCTCGCGGTGATCTCCGCGATCGTCGCCGAGTACTTCGGCGGCCCGCGCAGCGGCATCGGCTCGTTCATCACGACGGCCGCCGCGGGGTCGAACTACGCCCGCGCGTGGGCGTACGTGCTCGGCGGCGTCGTCGTCGGGCTCCTGTTCTACGGGGTGACCCTCGCCGTCGAGCGACGGGGGAGCCGCGGGGTGCGCACCGGCTGA
- a CDS encoding nitrilase-related carbon-nitrogen hydrolase, whose amino-acid sequence MAVVRVAFTQATWTGDKESMIQLHEDWTRKAAAEGAQVIGFQELFYGPYFGITQDTRYYEYAETIPGPTTDRFSALAKELGIVIVLPIYEEDQPGVLYNTAAVIDADGTLLGTYRKHHIPHLPKFWEKFYFRPGNQGYPVFETAVGKIGVNICYDRHFPEGWRVLALNGAEIVFNPNATAPGISNKLWEVEQPAAAIANGYFVIANNRVGLEDNEYGDEAVNFYGSSYAVGPDGNYVGEVGSSSENQLLIRDLDLDLIRTTRERWQFFRDRRPDAYGPIVAP is encoded by the coding sequence ATGGCAGTCGTGCGCGTCGCCTTCACCCAGGCCACCTGGACCGGCGACAAGGAGTCGATGATCCAGCTCCACGAGGACTGGACCCGCAAGGCGGCCGCCGAGGGCGCCCAGGTGATCGGCTTCCAGGAGCTGTTCTACGGCCCGTACTTCGGCATCACGCAGGACACGAGGTACTACGAGTACGCCGAGACCATCCCCGGCCCGACCACCGACCGGTTCAGCGCGCTGGCCAAGGAGCTCGGCATCGTCATCGTGCTGCCGATCTACGAGGAGGACCAGCCCGGGGTCCTGTACAACACCGCGGCGGTCATCGACGCGGACGGCACCCTGCTCGGCACGTACCGCAAGCACCACATCCCGCACCTGCCGAAGTTCTGGGAGAAGTTCTACTTCCGTCCCGGCAACCAGGGCTACCCGGTCTTCGAGACCGCCGTCGGCAAGATCGGCGTGAACATCTGCTACGACCGGCACTTCCCGGAGGGCTGGCGGGTGCTCGCGCTGAACGGCGCGGAGATCGTGTTCAACCCGAACGCCACGGCCCCCGGCATCTCGAACAAGCTGTGGGAGGTCGAGCAGCCCGCGGCCGCCATCGCGAACGGGTACTTCGTCATCGCGAACAACCGCGTGGGGCTCGAGGACAACGAGTACGGCGACGAGGCGGTGAACTTCTACGGCTCGTCGTACGCGGTCGGACCGGACGGCAACTACGTCGGCGAGGTCGGCTCGTCCTCGGAGAACCAGCTGCTGATCCGCGACCTCGACCTGGACCTGATCCGGACGACGCGCGAGCGCTGGCAGTTCTTCCGCGACCGCCGGCCGGACGCCTACGGCCCGATCGTGGCGCCCTGA
- a CDS encoding ABC transporter permease — protein sequence MTAGTAEAAVGAPARPRWVRAPLPRAVRALRPVALGLAALVLLAALWELVKAVVPEQGWSVGERLVLPRTSDLAMPHVSEMIARLGEPLTAQPGADPLWLAVLRAGATSLRIAAVSWVIGVVVGFLLALLMTRFRVARSAVLPLVVLSQTVPLIALAPLVKGWGSKLELGFTWEPWMSVAVIASYLAFFPVAVGALRGLTSPDALHRELFAGYAASWTQTLVRLRLPASVPHLLPALRLAATSAVLGVVVAEVSTGMPGGIGRMILEFANFASSDPAKPWAPIFGAVLLGLVASGAVALLGTGLRRFRRAEVAA from the coding sequence ATGACGGCCGGCACGGCCGAGGCGGCGGTCGGCGCCCCCGCGCGGCCCCGGTGGGTCCGGGCCCCGCTGCCCCGGGCCGTCCGCGCCCTGCGCCCGGTCGCGCTCGGCCTGGCCGCCCTCGTCCTGCTCGCCGCCCTGTGGGAGCTGGTCAAGGCGGTCGTCCCCGAGCAGGGGTGGTCCGTCGGCGAGCGGCTCGTGCTGCCGCGCACCAGCGACCTGGCCATGCCGCACGTGTCCGAGATGATCGCCCGTCTCGGGGAGCCGCTGACCGCGCAGCCGGGGGCGGACCCGCTGTGGCTGGCCGTGCTGCGCGCCGGCGCGACCAGCCTGCGGATCGCCGCGGTCTCCTGGGTGATCGGCGTCGTCGTCGGCTTCCTGCTGGCGCTGCTGATGACCCGGTTCCGGGTGGCGCGCTCCGCGGTGCTGCCGCTGGTCGTGCTCAGCCAGACGGTCCCGCTCATCGCGCTGGCCCCGCTGGTGAAGGGCTGGGGCTCGAAGCTCGAGCTCGGCTTCACCTGGGAGCCGTGGATGTCGGTGGCGGTCATCGCCTCGTACCTGGCCTTCTTCCCGGTGGCGGTCGGCGCCCTGCGCGGCCTGACCTCCCCGGACGCCCTGCACCGCGAGCTGTTCGCGGGCTACGCCGCCTCGTGGACCCAGACCCTGGTCCGCCTGCGGCTGCCCGCGAGCGTGCCGCACCTGCTGCCCGCCCTCCGCCTGGCGGCCACGAGCGCCGTGCTCGGCGTCGTCGTCGCGGAGGTCTCGACCGGGATGCCCGGAGGTATCGGACGCATGATCCTCGAGTTCGCCAACTTCGCCAGCAGCGACCCCGCCAAGCCGTGGGCGCCCATCTTCGGGGCGGTGCTGCTCGGCCTGGTCGCCTCCGGCGCCGTGGCCCTGCTGGGCACCGGCCTGCGCCGCTTCCGCCGGGCGGAGGTGGCCGCGTGA
- a CDS encoding TIGR03842 family LLM class F420-dependent oxidoreductase, whose amino-acid sequence MEFGVVMQNDPPASRVVDLARQAETHGFDYVWTFDSHLLWQEPFVVFSQILAATRKVKVGPMVTNPATRDWTVLASSFATLNEMYGNRTVCGIGRGDSAVRTLAGKPSNLATLRESIHVIRELANSRAVEHNGRKVQFPWSHGSELEMWVAAYGPLALKLTGEVGDGFILQLADPDIAAWMIRTVRDSAEAAGRDPDAIKFCVAAPMYVGDGDSPAARAHMREQCRWFGGMVGNHVADIVAKYGQGSSVPKALTDYIEGRQGYDYNEHGRAGNSHTQFVPDEIVERFCLLGSPREHVEKLQALRELGVTQFAGYLQHDNKDETLRMYGERVIPAMAEHVVATA is encoded by the coding sequence ATGGAGTTCGGCGTCGTCATGCAGAACGACCCGCCCGCGTCGCGGGTGGTGGACCTGGCCCGCCAGGCGGAGACCCACGGCTTCGACTACGTGTGGACCTTCGACTCGCACCTGCTCTGGCAGGAGCCGTTCGTGGTGTTCTCGCAGATCCTCGCGGCGACCCGCAAGGTCAAGGTCGGGCCCATGGTGACCAACCCGGCCACCCGGGACTGGACGGTGCTCGCCTCGTCGTTCGCCACGCTCAACGAGATGTACGGCAACCGGACCGTGTGCGGCATCGGCCGCGGCGACTCGGCGGTCCGCACGCTGGCCGGGAAGCCGTCGAACCTCGCGACGCTCCGGGAGTCGATCCACGTCATCCGCGAGCTGGCGAACTCCCGGGCGGTGGAGCACAACGGCCGGAAGGTGCAGTTCCCGTGGAGCCACGGCTCCGAGCTGGAGATGTGGGTGGCCGCGTACGGCCCGCTCGCGCTCAAGCTCACCGGCGAGGTGGGGGACGGGTTCATCCTGCAGCTCGCCGACCCGGACATCGCGGCGTGGATGATCCGCACCGTCCGGGACAGCGCGGAGGCGGCGGGCCGGGACCCGGACGCGATCAAGTTCTGCGTGGCGGCCCCCATGTACGTCGGCGACGGCGACTCCCCGGCGGCCCGGGCGCACATGCGCGAGCAGTGCCGGTGGTTCGGCGGCATGGTCGGCAACCACGTCGCGGACATCGTGGCGAAGTACGGCCAGGGCTCGTCCGTGCCGAAGGCCCTCACCGACTACATCGAGGGCCGGCAGGGCTACGACTACAACGAGCACGGCCGCGCCGGGAACTCGCACACGCAGTTCGTGCCGGACGAGATCGTCGAGCGGTTCTGCCTGCTGGGCAGCCCGCGCGAGCACGTCGAGAAGCTGCAGGCACTGCGCGAGCTCGGGGTCACCCAGTTCGCCGGGTACCTGCAGCACGACAACAAGGACGAGACCCTGCGGATGTACGGCGAGCGCGTCATCCCGGCGATGGCCGAGCACGTCGTGGCGACGGCATGA
- a CDS encoding IS30 family transposase yields the protein MAGSRLSLQERAQIEVLFGQGLTFPAIGRAIGRDRSTVWREVTRNNSYRGMHLGGAGSRHPGGAHSGRAGRGGAYRWVYAHGNAHARAARRARRPRAGKLIGNANVKGRAPFPGRLWPVVAAKLAQRWSPRQIAHWLRQEFPDRPEQWVSHETIYQAIYYQARGGMRAELDRQVALRSGRAARRPQSRVASAGRGAKTWIGDLNISTRPAEAADRAVPGHWEGDLVIGARGSSAIITLVERSTRFVMLGALPNSRVSEEVTRVLIDLMGRVPGELAKTLTWDQGSEMAQHAAFTLATGCRVFFCDPHSPWQRGSNENTNGLLRQYFPRSSTDFRTYTQDDLDAVARELNGRPRETLGWQNPAQRLNDLLVATAA from the coding sequence ATGGCTGGTTCGAGGTTGTCGCTGCAGGAGCGGGCGCAGATCGAGGTGTTGTTCGGTCAGGGGCTGACGTTCCCGGCGATCGGTCGGGCGATCGGGCGTGATCGCTCGACGGTCTGGCGTGAGGTCACGCGGAACAACTCCTACCGGGGTATGCACTTGGGTGGGGCCGGGTCGCGGCATCCTGGTGGTGCTCATTCGGGTCGGGCCGGTCGCGGCGGGGCCTACCGGTGGGTCTACGCCCACGGCAACGCCCACGCCCGGGCCGCCCGGCGCGCGCGGCGCCCCCGGGCCGGCAAGCTGATCGGGAACGCGAACGTCAAGGGTCGCGCGCCGTTCCCGGGTCGACTCTGGCCGGTGGTCGCCGCCAAGCTCGCGCAACGGTGGTCGCCTCGGCAGATCGCACACTGGTTGCGTCAGGAGTTCCCCGACCGACCGGAGCAGTGGGTGTCCCACGAGACGATCTACCAGGCGATCTACTACCAGGCCCGCGGCGGGATGCGCGCGGAGCTGGACCGGCAGGTCGCGCTGCGCTCGGGGCGCGCAGCGCGCCGACCTCAGTCACGGGTTGCGTCGGCCGGCCGGGGCGCGAAGACCTGGATCGGGGACCTGAACATCTCGACCAGACCCGCCGAGGCCGCTGATCGGGCGGTCCCGGGGCACTGGGAAGGTGACCTGGTGATCGGGGCGCGGGGGTCCTCGGCGATCATCACGCTGGTCGAGCGGTCCACCCGGTTCGTGATGCTGGGGGCGCTGCCGAACTCCCGGGTCTCCGAGGAGGTCACCCGGGTCCTGATCGACCTGATGGGCCGGGTCCCGGGCGAGCTGGCCAAGACCTTGACCTGGGACCAGGGATCCGAGATGGCCCAGCACGCGGCGTTCACCCTGGCCACAGGCTGCCGGGTGTTCTTCTGCGACCCGCACTCGCCCTGGCAGCGCGGAAGCAACGAGAACACCAACGGGCTGCTGCGCCAGTACTTCCCCCGGTCCTCGACCGACTTCCGCACCTACACCCAGGACGACCTCGACGCCGTCGCCCGCGAGCTCAACGGCCGACCCCGCGAAACCCTCGGCTGGCAGAATCCCGCACAACGACTCAACGACCTACTCGTTGCAACCGCCGCCTGA
- a CDS encoding ABC transporter ATP-binding protein has translation MSAPAPAAAVAPAAGTAPAVTVAGVSRVFPADGGRSVTALEHVDLTVGAGEFVSLIGPSGCGKSTLLRLIADLDRPTGGSISVFGRPAEQARLAHDYGIAFQQAGLLPWRTVRANIELPLSLHGVGRGARRERTDEMLALVGLTEFADHFPDQLSGGMQQRVAIARALAERPSLLLMDEPFGALDEMTRERLQSELVRICAETQAAVVFVTHSIPEAVFLSDRVVVMSARPGRIAGIVDVRLGRSGERGDDLREDEAYFAAVTAVREALHGGAEGVPSRGVETR, from the coding sequence GTGAGCGCCCCCGCCCCGGCCGCGGCCGTCGCGCCCGCCGCCGGCACGGCCCCCGCGGTGACGGTCGCCGGGGTGTCCCGGGTGTTCCCCGCGGACGGCGGACGGTCCGTCACCGCCCTGGAGCACGTGGACCTCACCGTCGGCGCCGGGGAGTTCGTCTCCCTCATCGGCCCGTCGGGCTGCGGCAAGTCCACGCTGCTGCGGCTGATCGCGGACCTCGACCGGCCGACCGGCGGCTCGATCTCCGTGTTCGGCCGGCCCGCCGAGCAGGCGCGCCTGGCCCACGACTACGGCATCGCGTTCCAGCAGGCCGGCCTGCTGCCGTGGCGGACGGTCCGGGCCAACATCGAGCTGCCGCTGTCCCTGCACGGCGTCGGCCGCGGTGCCCGCCGGGAGCGGACCGACGAGATGCTCGCGCTGGTCGGCCTGACCGAGTTCGCGGACCACTTCCCGGACCAGCTGTCCGGCGGCATGCAGCAGCGCGTCGCGATCGCCCGGGCGCTCGCGGAGCGGCCCAGCCTGCTGCTCATGGACGAGCCGTTCGGCGCCCTCGACGAGATGACCCGCGAGCGGCTGCAGTCCGAGCTCGTGCGGATCTGCGCGGAGACGCAGGCGGCGGTCGTGTTCGTCACGCACTCGATCCCGGAGGCCGTGTTCCTGTCCGACCGCGTCGTGGTGATGTCCGCCCGGCCGGGCCGGATCGCGGGCATCGTGGACGTCCGGCTGGGCCGGTCCGGGGAGCGGGGCGACGACCTGCGCGAGGACGAGGCGTACTTCGCGGCCGTCACGGCGGTGCGCGAGGCGCTGCACGGCGGCGCCGAGGGCGTCCCGAGCCGCGGGGTGGAGACCCGGTGA
- the hydA gene encoding dihydropyrimidinase has translation MKTLITGGTVVNATGCGAADVLIDGETIVALLQPGSTALGVDLSATVDRVIDATGKYVIPGGIDAHTHMEMPFGGTFASDTFETGTTAAAWGGTTTIVDFVVQYPHENPVDQYALWHQKAAGNCAVDYAFHQILSDVQDSSLHAMDELIAEGVTSFKLFMAYKGVFLSDDGQILRAMQKASDNGAMIMMHAENGSVIDTLVQQHVARGETSPYYHGISRPWQAEEEATHRAIMLAHLTGAPLYIVHVSAKQAAEQIAQARDRGQNVFGETCPQYLYLSLEDHLGATGQQWGDFEGAKYVCSTPLRSKHEGHQHQMWNSLRTNDLQLVSTDHCPFCMKDQKEMGIGDFSKIPNGIGSVEHRMDLLYQGVVTGEISLERWVEICCTTPARMFGMYGRKGVLAPGADADVVVYDPNGHTSIGVGKTHHMAMDYSAWEGFEVDGHVDTVLSRGEVVVDGGAFLGRAGHGKYVKRGLSQYLI, from the coding sequence ATGAAGACCCTCATCACCGGCGGCACGGTCGTGAACGCGACGGGCTGCGGCGCCGCCGACGTGCTGATCGACGGCGAGACGATCGTCGCGCTGCTGCAGCCCGGCTCGACCGCCCTCGGCGTCGACCTGTCCGCGACGGTCGACCGGGTGATCGACGCGACCGGCAAGTACGTCATCCCCGGCGGCATCGACGCGCACACCCACATGGAGATGCCGTTCGGCGGCACGTTCGCCTCCGACACGTTCGAGACCGGGACCACGGCCGCGGCCTGGGGCGGGACCACGACGATCGTCGACTTCGTGGTGCAGTACCCGCACGAGAACCCGGTCGACCAGTACGCCCTGTGGCACCAGAAGGCGGCGGGGAACTGCGCGGTCGACTACGCGTTCCACCAGATCCTGTCCGACGTGCAGGACTCCTCGCTGCACGCGATGGACGAGCTGATCGCCGAGGGCGTGACCAGCTTCAAGCTGTTCATGGCCTACAAGGGCGTGTTCCTGTCGGACGACGGGCAGATCCTGCGGGCCATGCAGAAGGCGTCCGACAACGGCGCGATGATCATGATGCACGCGGAGAACGGGTCGGTCATCGACACCCTCGTGCAGCAGCACGTCGCCCGCGGCGAGACCAGCCCGTACTACCACGGGATCTCCCGGCCCTGGCAGGCCGAGGAGGAGGCGACGCACCGCGCGATCATGCTCGCCCACCTCACCGGCGCGCCGCTCTACATCGTGCACGTCTCGGCGAAGCAGGCGGCCGAGCAGATCGCCCAGGCGCGCGACCGCGGCCAGAACGTGTTCGGCGAGACCTGCCCGCAGTACCTGTACCTGTCGCTCGAGGACCACCTCGGCGCGACCGGGCAGCAGTGGGGCGACTTCGAGGGCGCCAAGTACGTCTGCTCGACGCCGCTGCGCTCGAAGCACGAGGGCCACCAGCACCAGATGTGGAACTCCCTGCGCACGAACGACCTGCAGCTCGTCTCGACCGACCACTGCCCGTTCTGCATGAAGGACCAGAAGGAGATGGGGATCGGGGACTTCTCCAAGATCCCGAACGGCATCGGCTCGGTCGAGCACCGGATGGACCTGCTGTACCAGGGCGTCGTCACCGGCGAGATCTCGCTCGAGCGCTGGGTCGAGATCTGCTGCACCACACCGGCCCGGATGTTCGGCATGTACGGCCGCAAGGGCGTGCTGGCCCCGGGCGCGGACGCCGACGTCGTCGTCTACGACCCGAACGGGCACACGTCCATCGGCGTCGGGAAGACCCACCACATGGCCATGGACTACTCCGCCTGGGAGGGCTTCGAGGTCGACGGGCACGTCGACACGGTGCTGTCCCGCGGCGAGGTCGTGGTCGACGGCGGCGCCTTCCTCGGCCGCGCCGGCCACGGGAAGTACGTCAAGCGCGGACTGTCCCAGTACCTCATCTGA
- a CDS encoding putative F420-0 ABC transporter substrate-binding protein, whose protein sequence is MRSSSSRLLLAVPAALTVLALAACGGGSGSEAGGTPAPAETSAAAFEPVTVDNCGTEVTVDSPPERVVAIKSTSIEMLLALGLGDRLVGTAFADGPVPDDLAAAYDAIPVLSDKVPGQEALLEAQPDFVYAGWESNFSDDGAGERSALQQLGIGTYVSPAACKEEGYMPDPLTFDGLFDEIREVASLFGAQDSAEELIAEQQAQLDAVTPPAQETTALWYSSGTDTPYVGAGIGAPQMMMDAAGLTNIFADVHDTWTSAGWEQIVAADPDVIVLVDATWNTADSKIALLEGNPATAQLTAVREHRYLTVPFPAAEAGVRNAQAVADLSEQLAALEG, encoded by the coding sequence GTGCGCAGCAGCAGTTCCCGCCTCCTCCTCGCCGTCCCCGCGGCGCTGACCGTCCTCGCGCTGGCCGCGTGCGGCGGCGGCTCGGGGTCCGAGGCCGGCGGCACCCCCGCCCCGGCCGAGACCTCCGCCGCCGCGTTCGAGCCCGTCACCGTCGACAACTGCGGCACCGAGGTCACCGTCGACAGCCCGCCGGAGCGGGTCGTCGCCATCAAGTCCACGTCCATCGAGATGCTCCTCGCGCTCGGCCTCGGGGACCGGCTGGTCGGCACGGCGTTCGCCGACGGCCCCGTGCCGGACGACCTCGCCGCCGCGTACGACGCGATCCCCGTGCTGTCCGACAAGGTGCCCGGCCAGGAGGCCCTGCTCGAGGCGCAGCCGGACTTCGTGTACGCCGGGTGGGAGTCGAACTTCTCCGACGACGGCGCCGGCGAGCGGTCCGCGCTGCAGCAGCTCGGCATCGGCACGTACGTCTCCCCCGCCGCGTGCAAGGAGGAGGGGTACATGCCGGACCCGCTGACGTTCGACGGGCTGTTCGACGAGATCCGCGAGGTCGCGTCCCTGTTCGGCGCCCAGGACAGCGCCGAGGAGCTGATCGCCGAGCAGCAGGCCCAGCTCGACGCCGTGACGCCGCCCGCGCAGGAGACCACGGCCCTCTGGTACTCGTCCGGGACGGACACCCCGTACGTCGGGGCGGGCATCGGCGCGCCGCAGATGATGATGGACGCCGCCGGTCTGACCAACATCTTCGCGGACGTGCACGACACCTGGACCTCGGCGGGCTGGGAGCAGATCGTCGCCGCGGACCCCGACGTCATCGTGCTCGTCGACGCCACCTGGAACACCGCGGACTCCAAGATCGCCCTGCTCGAGGGCAACCCCGCGACCGCCCAGCTCACGGCTGTGCGCGAGCACCGCTACCTGACCGTGCCGTTCCCGGCGGCCGAGGCCGGGGTGCGCAACGCCCAGGCGGTCGCCGACCTGTCCGAGCAGCTCGCGGCGCTGGAGGGCTGA
- a CDS encoding PLP-dependent aminotransferase family protein, with product MDVAQHVEDRSPRGIAAAVSRLVRSGELRPGDRLPTVRRLAADLGVSPATVSGAWQALAAVGLVTSRGRAGTVVLPEPASWLPPRYRDMAAGGRADAAPRPALRLDLSTGTPDPDLLPPLERALGRVAAATPAAGTGTYLGAPVVEPLMRLLRASWPFTPQRITVVDGAVDAMSRTLEQLAGFGDRVVVEDPGFPPVFDLCDQLGLERVPVPLDRHGLRPDALEAALRTGAELIVLQPRAHNPTGVSMTPTRARELAAVIRRHVAATPGAEVHVVEDDHSGEIASSADVSLGTHLPDRVVHVRSYSKSHGPDLRIAAVGGPAAVLDRVVARRMLGPGWTSRLLQRLLADLLVDGEALAAVAQARRLYYARQRALSTALAEHGLVVPPGDGINMWVPVADEATALVRLEAAGVRVARGRPFRAAPPAEDDGAGHVRVTVGALAGGPDVVARTARALALAAAP from the coding sequence ATGGACGTGGCCCAGCACGTGGAGGACCGCAGTCCTCGGGGGATCGCCGCCGCCGTGTCGCGGCTGGTGCGCAGCGGCGAGCTGCGACCCGGCGACCGCCTGCCCACCGTCCGGCGGCTCGCCGCGGACCTCGGCGTCAGCCCCGCGACCGTGTCCGGCGCCTGGCAGGCGCTGGCGGCCGTCGGGCTCGTGACGTCGCGCGGCCGGGCGGGCACCGTCGTGCTGCCGGAGCCGGCCTCCTGGCTGCCGCCGCGGTACCGGGACATGGCCGCCGGCGGCCGCGCCGACGCCGCTCCCCGGCCCGCGCTGCGGCTCGACCTGTCGACCGGCACGCCCGACCCCGACCTGCTGCCGCCCCTCGAGCGCGCCCTCGGCCGCGTCGCCGCCGCCACGCCCGCCGCCGGCACCGGCACCTACCTCGGGGCGCCCGTCGTGGAGCCGCTGATGCGGCTGCTGCGCGCGTCCTGGCCGTTCACGCCGCAGCGGATCACCGTCGTGGACGGCGCGGTCGACGCGATGAGCCGCACCCTGGAGCAGCTCGCCGGGTTCGGGGACCGGGTCGTCGTCGAGGACCCGGGGTTCCCGCCCGTGTTCGACCTGTGCGACCAGCTCGGCCTGGAGCGCGTGCCCGTCCCGCTCGACCGGCACGGCCTGCGGCCCGACGCCCTGGAGGCGGCGCTGCGCACCGGCGCCGAGCTCATCGTGCTGCAGCCGCGCGCGCACAACCCCACCGGGGTCTCGATGACGCCGACCCGGGCGCGGGAGCTCGCCGCCGTCATCCGCCGGCACGTCGCCGCGACCCCCGGGGCCGAGGTGCACGTCGTCGAGGACGACCACTCCGGGGAGATCGCGTCCTCCGCGGACGTCTCCCTCGGCACGCACCTGCCCGACCGGGTCGTGCACGTCCGGTCCTACTCGAAGTCGCACGGCCCGGACCTGCGGATCGCCGCCGTCGGCGGGCCGGCCGCGGTGCTGGACCGGGTGGTCGCGCGCCGGATGCTCGGCCCCGGCTGGACCAGCCGGCTGCTGCAGCGCCTGCTCGCGGACCTGCTGGTGGACGGCGAGGCCCTGGCCGCCGTCGCGCAGGCCCGGCGGCTGTACTACGCGCGCCAGCGGGCGCTCAGCACGGCGCTCGCCGAGCACGGGCTGGTCGTCCCGCCGGGGGACGGGATCAACATGTGGGTGCCCGTCGCCGACGAGGCCACCGCGCTGGTCCGGCTGGAGGCCGCGGGGGTCCGCGTCGCCCGGGGGCGCCCGTTCCGCGCGGCGCCGCCGGCCGAGGACGACGGTGCGGGCCACGTCCGGGTGACGGTCGGCGCTCTCGCGGGCGGCCCGGACGTCGTGGCACGCACGGCCCGCGCCCTGGCCCTCGCTGCCGCCCCCTGA